The genomic window CGGGGCCCGCGGTTCCGATGAGTGGCCTAGGCTTGCTAAGGTGCTTTGGGAAAGGCGAAATTTCGCGGGAACGCGGGACGCTGGCCTTTCAGGATATCCGCACCTTGCGTTTTCGAGCTTTGCATCCGGGGTTTATGCTGCGAAATCCGTAGGACCGACGGGCGATGCGCGAGCGCGCTCGGTCAAGACGCGGCGCGGCCCGCCGAAGAGACCGAAGCGGCAGCTTAGGAGCATTGCTCCGGTCCCGCTTTCGCCGACTGCCGCACGAAGCCGTGCGGCGAAACCCTGTTGATCATGCTGCGATCGTCCGAAGCTCGATGCCCAGTACCGCGCTCGGTGTTGCGTCGGGCCGGTGCTCGATGGCATCGCCCTGCGTCTGCGCGTGCCAGACGAGCGCGGCTTCCTCACGCTCGACACGAAGGCGGTCGCGCCCGATTCGGCAAGCCTAACCTCGCGGTCGCTGGCCGAGAGTGCCTGTGTATCGTCGGCTTCCGCGTCAATCAGGCCGTCAAGCGCCTTGAGGAGCGCGGGTCGGTGCAGCCATGCGAACAGCGCAAGCAGGTCGGGCACTTCGCCCTGTGCACCTCCGATGATCGGTGAACCGTCCTTGCCAATGGCGACCAGCGGCAGGCGCGTCTCGATGCGTGGCCAGCCGACATCAGCGAAGTGCTCCACAAGCGCGGACACGTCGGGCGTGCCTCTGTTGGCGAGACTGTCCAGGTATTCCCTTAGACGAGCCTTACAGTCGCTCGATGGGAACGGAGCGGAGCGGATGCGGTGCGCGTCGGCATCCAGTTCGCGAAGTCGGAGCCTCAGCCGCTCGACCGCATCAGGGAGCCGCTCGTCGCGCTTATTGACCGCGCTGGCCTCGATCGGCGCCGCCTCGACCAGCACGGTGCCGGGCGGTCTGCCGCGCCGAAGCCAATCTTCACAAGACCGGAGGAGGCTGGCGGTGGCGTGCGCCGATGGGGGCGTGGACCTCGCCGACTGGATGGTGCGTCAGGGCCTGGCGCTCGATTGGCCGCAATACAGCAAGCGCGCTTATGCCGAGGCGCGGCATGAGGCGGAGCGGCACGAGCGCGGTGTCTGGCAAGGCAGCTTCGTACAGCCGTGGCGCTATCGCACGTGTTTGCGACGGCGGGGCAAGCGACCGGCCGCGTGCTCGGACGAGGCGGGCTGAGGGCTATGAGGCCTGTTTAGCGGGTCGCTGAGGGGCCGTCCGCCCTGCACCCGAACTGCCTCGTTCGCGATTGGTCGCGCGTGCGGGCAGTGGCGAGATTTCCGGTTGCCCCACTAGCGCGGTACTCAATTGAGCGTCTGATCGACTGATGTCCGCTCAACTGTCAACAGCGGCGGAAGTGCGGACATGGCCCGAGGTCGCAGAAGGCCAAACCCGGAAGTGACAGCTTAATTCTCCGAGTTCATTGATGTGACGAATATTGCAAGTCGCAAAAAATAGGAAAGGGAGGATGAGAGTGCAAGGACAACCGAATAGGTGAACGGCTAAACTAGGGCAAATAAAGGAATCTCTACGACTGCGATAGACAGCGGCCTGTCGATTTCCGCTATGCGCTGTTAGCGACCGGGGCCGTGAGCGGCGCAATAGGTCGCGATCGGCCAATCGCGGACGTGACCAGTCTCATTCGATCACCTGGTCGGCACGCTTTTGGGGCCCTTGTAGGAGGGGAAGGGGAGGGGATAGTCTTGATTTCCCGCTGTTGTGGTACCTATACCCCACTCCGCAAGGGGGGTACCCAACTACTCGGTGCGTCCCTTACAGGAGTCCTCCGATGTCATCCCTCAAAGGCAAGACGCTGTTTATCTCCGGCGCGAGCCGCGGCATTGGGCTTGCGATCGCACTGCGCGCGGCACGCGACGGCGCCAACGTCGCGATCGCCGCGAAGACCGCGGAGCCACACCCGAAGCTCAAGGGTACCATCTTTACCGCCGCCGACGAGGTGTGCGCGGTCGGCGGAAAGGCGCTGCCAGTCATCTGTGATATTCGCGACGAGGCCCAGGTGGTCGCGGCCGTTGATAAGACCGTCGCCGAATTTGGGGGCATCGATATCTGCGTCAACAATGCCAGCGCCATTAGCCTGACCAACTCGCAAGCAACCGACATGAAGCGGTTCGACCTCATGATGGGCATCAATACGCGCGGCACTTTCATGGTGTCGAAATATTGTATCCCGCATCTGAAAAAGGCGGAAAACCCGCACATCCTGATGTTGTCGCCGCCGCTCGACATGAAGGCAAAATGGTTCGAGCGATCTACAGCCTATACCATGGCGAAGTTCGGCATGAGCATGTGTGTGCTTGGACTATCGGCCGAGCTGAAGAGTGCGGGCGTCGCAGTCAATGCGTTATGGCCGCGTACTGCGATCGCTACTGCGGCAGTCGCCAATCTCTTGGGGGGCGATGCCATGATGCGCTCGAGCCGCACGCCCGAGATCATGGGAGATGCGGCTTATATCATCCTTACCAAGGTATCGCGCGAGTTCACCGGGCAGTTCTGTATCGATGACAAGCTGCTCTATGCCAGCGGAGTGCGTGATTTCGACCGCTATCGCGTAGATGCCTCTGTCCCGCTGGCGTTGGACATATTTGTACCCGACGACGACGTGCCGCCGCCCGGCGTCATGGCAGTGCCGCTTGGCTAGACCGCCGCGGTTGCCACCGCATCAACGTCGGCTCAGGGCCGAAAGGCGGACATCCCCAATCCTCAGCGCGTGTCCAGTTTACCCCCAACAGCAACAACCGCACGCACGCGCCGCCCTTTGCCCCGAGCCCGATGTGGATCGAATTCATCGACCGCGTTCTGCCATGCCACGATCTCGTCCTCGTACCAGACGCGCCGGTTCGGGCTGATGTAAGTGCACTTCGGAAACCGGCCTGCCTTCTCCATGCGATAAAGCGTGGTGCGGCTCACCGGGACGATCTCGAGCACCTGGGCCTCGTTGAGCATGCGGCGAGGAGTTGACCTGTGCGCCGCATCAACGCCCGGCTCGGTGAGTGTTTGCTTTGCTGCGGTCATCACGAACTTCCCTTAAAGCTCGGTCTGCAATTCCGGGGGCAGGTCTTTCGTCATTTGCTGGGGCGAGGCGTTTTCTGAGATTAGTCCCCAGTCATGCGAATGGTGATCGTCTACGTCTTTGTCTCTTTGTTGCTTCGCATCAACTCGCGGAAACGGCTGATGTCGAACTTGTCAGATTGCAAACCAAGTGGTCGAACTCTACGGCGGTAGTTTCGGGCGATAGCGCGTCCGATAACCTCCGGTGGATCTTCGGGGCCTGCCTGCTGCTCGCGTGTTCCCAACGCTATCAGTGGCCTCGCAGCAAGGTCGGAGGGGGTGATCGGATAGCTCATCACCTGGTCGGCGATTGCAGCCATGAACGCAGACCGCGCCCTTTCGTCGCCCCACCACGTTGTGCCGAGGTCGCGCATGGTCTCGTGCGCCAGAAACAGGATCGCGTAGATCAGATCGAGCGTGTGACCGTCACCTTGGATGTCGAAAGACATCTCAAGACGCTGGCGGATTTCTTCGGCAATCGACCTCAGATTGAGAGAGCTGGAGTCGTCAAGTTTTGCACGAAGATCGTCACCGAGGGTGATTTTGAACTGCTGCTGCTTCACGATGTAGCCCTTGATATGATTAAATATAGCCCTACAATACTTGAAAGTAAGGGGCAACTGGATCATACTCAAAATGACTGGTTCAGAAAGCACGAAGGCCCAGCGCGTCCTCGACGAGCGTTGGGATGGTCGGTCCACTTTCACGGTTGAAGAAGCTGGATGTGAAATCTTGGGCCTCTCGAAGTGCAGTGCCTATGCAGCCGCCAACTCTGGCGAGTTGCCTGCAATTCGAGTCGGACGTCGTTGGATCGTCCCGCGGCATTCGCTGGAAAGAATGTTGAGCGGCTAGTTGAGCGAGCAAGGGGAACATCATCGCGCGCTAGGTGGAGAGCGCATGTGATTTCTATTGAGCAAATTGCGGCGGCCTGCGGCGGTGCCAAACGGACGGCTAGCGGATTCATGTGTCGCTGTCCCGCGCACGAAGAGAGGGTCGGCAGCCTGTCTCTTGGATACGGCCGCGACGGGATCGTACTTGTCTATTGCTTCGGTGGTTGCGATCAGAAATCGATTATCGATGCGCTCAAACGCCTCGGCCTCTGGCCGGGGACGTATCTCGCTGGAGCGCGGGAGTCTGATGTTGTCAAAGCGGCGGTATCGAAAGATGCCGGCATCTGCGGTTCCGCTTCCCCGGCAGCAAGGGTTTGGAACAACTCAAGCTGCGCAAAGGGCTCGCTCGTCGAGATCTATCTGCGGCGGCGTGGTGTAACGGTCTCGATTCCCTCTTCCATTCGTTTTCACCACGGGTTGCGGCACCCGGAGGGGGCGCGCTGGCCCGCCATGGTGTCATTGGTGACCGGGGCATTGGACAACAAGCCGATCGCCGTCCACCGCACGTTCGTCTCGCGCGATGGCACCTCGAAGGCACCTGTTGAACCCACCAAAATGATGTTGGGACCTTGTAGTGGGGGGATCGTTCGCCTCGGCGGTCAGGGCGGCGTTCTGCTGGTCGGCGAGGGAATCGAAACCTGCCTCTCGGCGATGCAGGCGACGGGACATCGGACGTGGGCGGCGCTTTCGACCTCCGGGCTGCGGAGGCTCGCTCTCCCGGATAACGAGCGGGACATTATCGTTCTCGCGGACGCCGATCAGCCTGGTGAGTTGGCGGCCAGCGAAGCCGCGCGCCGTTGGGCGCGGGAGAGGCGTCGGGTCCGCATCGCGCGCCCCCCTGCGGGGATGGATTTCAATGACATGCTCATCGCGTGCCGCCCCAAGAGCGCTTTGATCAGTTTCAGCCCGGGCCGGGGGCCGACGAGCGTGCCGCAAAGCGCCTCGGGCGGATCGAGCTATGGGGGCGACCTGACATGACGGTAAACACCGAGAGCTGCGAGCACGGGCTCCCGCGGTGTTTCTGCCGGCGTTGCGGGGAAAATGATCGCTGCGTGCCGGCCGAATCTTCGCATCACGTCGACGAGATCGATGTCGCTCATGAGCCTGCTGAACGTAGCATATTGAAAGCGATTGCCGCCGCCGAGGAGGTACGCGACCCCCTGGACGGGTTGCTCGAGCAGACAGCCCACGATTCCGGCGCGCCCTTCACGCCGGATGTCGTAGCGGCCCTTGCCACCCTGAAAAAGGACGACCTCGCGGCATTCGGAGTGCTGCGTGCCGGACTTAAGAGTGCAGGTTGTAGGATCACAACGCTCGACCGGGCCATCGCGGACGAGAGCGGAGTTGCTGCCGGGGCGAGGCCGACGCAGGCTAACATTCTGATCGAGCTCGCGCAGAGCGCCGAATTGTTTCATGCGCCCGACGGAACCAGCTTCGCAGATCTGGACATTAATAGCCACCGCGAGACCTGGCGGATCCGCTCCACGGGCTTCCGTCGTTGGCTCACGCGCCGCTTCTTTGAGGAGGTAGGAGGCGCGCCGAGCTCGGAGGCACTGAATTCAGCGCTGAACTTGATTGAGGCGAGGGCACAGTTCGACGCGCCGGAGCGGCGCGTCCACAACCGCGTCGGCGGACTTGACGGTAAGCTCTATCTCGACCTCGGCGACGGAATGTGGCGGGCGGTGGAGATCGATTCCGCCGGCTGGCGGGTCATCAACAATCCCCCGGTACGGTTTCGTCGCGCGGCCGGGATGCAGCCGTTGCCGGCGCCGGTGGCCGGCGGATCAGTTGAAGCGCTGCGGCGCTTCCTCAATGTGGACTCGGACAAGGACTTCGTCCTGGTGGTCGCCTGGGCGCTGGCCTGCTTGCGCGATTGTGGCCCTTACCCGGTGATTGCTCTGGCAGGCGAGCAGGGCTCGGCCAAGTCCACCTTTTCGGCGATCCTCCGGTCGCTGCTTGACCCCAACACGGCGCCCCTGCGCGCACTGCCGCGCGAGGATCGCGACCTCTTTATTGCCGCCAGCAACAGCCACGTGCTGGTCTTTGATAACGTCTCGGGTTTGCCGCCGTGGATCTCCGACACGCTTTGCCGGCTGGCGACCGGCGGTGGTTTTGCCGTCCGCCAGCTCTACACTGATCATGACGAGGTGCTGTTCGACGCGACCCGCCCAGTAATCCTCAACGGCATCGAGGAAATCGTCACCAGGCCCGACCTTGCCGACCGCGCCTTGTTCTTGACGCTGCAGCCAATCCCCGAAGAGCATCGCCGCCCAGAGCGGGAATTATGGGCTGCGTTCGAGGCGGAACGTCCCAAGATTCTTGGAGTGCTGCTCGATGCTGTGGTCGAGGGCCTCAAGCGGTTGCCTGAGACACATCTCCAGAGGCTGCCGCGAATGGCCGATTTCGCGCTTTGGGCCACGGCGTGCGAGACGGCATTGTGGCCGCAAGGCACCTTCTGGTCGGCCTACTATGGCAACCTCGACGATGTGGTGGAGGGCGTGCTCGACGCTGACCCGGTCGCCACCGCTGTGCGTGCCATGATGACAATGCGGACTGTGTGGACGGGGACGGCCTCTGACCTTCTGGGCGTTCTCGCAGAGGCGGTGAGTGAACGAGTTGCCAAGTCGAAGTCTTGGCCTGATGGCGCTCGGGCACTGGCGGGCAGGCTGCGCCGGGCTGCGACCTTTCTGCGCAAGGTGGGTATCGATATCGTCTTCCAGAAGGAACAGAACCGGACACGAACCCGCACCATCACCATTACGAGGACGCAGTTTCCCTCAGCGCCAGAAAAGCCGGGGGCAGCAGCGTCCGCAGCGTCCGCATCGTCCGACAATTCGGGAAAAACCGGTGCTGGCAACGACTTCGCGGTTCGGTCAGCGCGGACGCAAAACGGGGATGCGGACGATATTAGCCGGCGCGAGGATCAGATCGTCCGCGACAACTCCTTGGAAAACAACGCCGTGGACGCTGCGGACGGTGCGGACGCAACTTCCCCCCTCCAATCTGGGACCGAGAAAACAGGGGCGCCGGGCTGGAGTAGGCGGCTATGAGCGCCCTCGAAGCTCTCAGGGCGGCGGGCGCCGCCGGCATCAAGCTCGTGCTCGACGGAGACGATCTCGTTTTGACGGCCGCCAAGGCCCCCCCGGACACGGTGCTCAGCGAACTGTCCCGGCATAAGCCCGAGATCGTGTCGCTGCTGCGGCCCGGCCGTGACGACTGGTCGGGCGCGGATTGGTTGGCCTTCTTCGACGAGCGGGCGGGAATTGTCGAATACGATGGTGGCCTGCAACGGGCGGCCGCCGAGGCCCGCGCCTTTGAATGCTGCGTGGTGGAATGGCTGGACCGCAATCCTGTCCGGTCATCCCCGGACTGCTGTCTCCATTGTGGCGGCAGCGAGAGTGCAATCGACCCACTGTTGCCGTACGGGACGACCGATCACGCCTGGCTGCATTCGCGCTGCTGGGAAGCGTGGCACGCGAACCGGAATGCCCAGGCTGTTGCCTTCCTATCACCGATCCTCAGAGCTGCCTGATGGGCAAGCGAGGTAACAATGCCAACCGCCACCCCACATGTTTTGATAGAAATGCCAGACGAGCCTGACTGCCGCTTTTTTGCGGCTTGGCTTACCCAGGCGGCAGAAGCTCAGGGTCTCTGGTCGAAGGCACTGGAGGACCCTGAATTCTCAGATCGCGTCGGGATTCTTCATGTCATCGTCGTTCCCGATCTCGCAATCAGGGCACTCGCAATCTTCGAGGAACTCGGACGCGGGCGGCATGTCGCAGCGCTAGCTCTTTACCCAGAGGACGATTATGGCGAGTTCAGTGTGGAGTTTGGATTGCTGGTACAACTCGGGTTGTTCGTCCACGTTGATGAGAGCTACCGGATGGCCGTGCCAGAATCGATCGCGCTCGAGAAGGTGAAGCAGGCAGCTTTAGACGTAGTAGCTACTGCGGAGGACCAGGACGGCATCGAACTAGTCCAGCCGGAGCGCCTGTTGCATACGCTGTCGAAGACGGAAGCGGAAGATGGGCGATCAATACGGCTCGCCATGCGCCGATTCAGACTCATAACTGGTTGATATCGATCTCGCAGGTCCGAAAGGCTCTTGGCCAGTAGTTTCGCCGATGAATCATGAGTAGACTCAGATCGATAGTGAAGCGGATACGGGCTCACAAGGGGACACAAATGGAGGCCATCTATGGGACGGCCAATCGGCAGTATGAATAGGGAAAAGCCCTTCAATGACGCGCTCCGGATCGCGCTTCGGAGCCGGCCCTTGGCATTGCGGAGGATCGCGGACCAATTGCTCGACCGGGCTGAGCAGGGCAATCTCGCCTACATTCACGAGCTCGTCGATCGTTTGGATGGAAAACCTGCCCAGCTCATTGATCGGCGCGACGTGCCGCTCGAAGAACTGAGCGATGCCGAGCTTTATCGGATTGCTGCGGGTGAGGAGTCGCGAACCGGCGCGCCGAAGATGCTGCTGATCCCACCGGCAAAAGTCAGGTCAGACGATCCGGCCTGAGCCCGTCCAGGTCGCCACCTGAGAAGTGCAGGCGACTAAGTAGCCTGATCACCTGAGTGGCTTGCCACTTGCCTCCTCGCGTAGTCGCAATCCCGCGTTCATTCAGGATCACCGAAATGCGCTTGGCGGGGAGGTTGCGTAGCGGCTCGATAATGGGGCGGAAGTGCTCCGCGTGCAGGTCCGCTTCCGCTCTGCGGGCTTCTCCGATTGCAGCATTGCCGAGCATCTGCCCGCGAGCCTTGGCGGCCGCGAGCGCTTCCCTCGTGCGCTGAGCAATCCGCTCACGCTCTTTCTCCGCGACGGCAGCGTGGATGTGGAGCATGAAGGGATCAACGTCCGGCCCGAGCTCGGTGACGATGAATGGGATGCGCTGCACCATCAATCCGCTGATGAAATGGACGTCGCGGCTCAATCGATCCAGTTTGGCGATGATGATCGGGGCCGCGCCGGTCTTGCCGCCTCGACCAACCTTGCGGGCGAACTTCATGGCCGCTGCGAGCTCAGGCCGACGTTCCAGAGCGTCAGCGCCCTTCCCAGTCTCCACCTCGCGGTATTCGGCTTCGATGTTGTAGCCGTGCTGCGCACAGAAGGCTTTGATCGCAGCTTGCTGGGCTTCCAGGCCGAGACCGCTGCGACCTTGCTTAGGTTTTGAAACGCGGATGTAGGAAATGGCGGGCCGCATAGAATATTTGTCCTCTCGAGAGTTACAGATGATCGTGCGTCAATGTGTAAACGTAACTCAATCTAGCGGACCAATACGCAATTCGGAATCCACTTTCTTCGGGGAGTGCAATTCATCGAACATCGCAATGAGACGTAGTCGGACTCGCGCGAGTCTCGTCGCCCATGCTCTTCAAGGCCTACCTAAGAGTTTTCTAGTCAGGGGAGGGGGAGGGGAAAAACTTGCGGAAAAGCATGCTTGTGCGAATGAGCGGCAGGGGATGGGGCTAAGGATGTTCCGCCAAAGTAAGTAGCTCCTTTCGCAGAACGCGCCGCGTCAGGTCTCGCATAGTATCTATGTCGAAGCTCGGAGGCGCATCCTCACCGTTATGTACGTAATTTGATCTCACCTTGTAGAGTTCGGAGATGCGCTTTCTGTTGTTTTCTCGCTCGACTGAAGAACCGGCGAGCCAATATGCAACTGAGTCTTGGAGCCTTGCACTTAAATCATCCTTTTGCCGCTTGTCCAAAAGCAAGCCCTCCATTGTGATTGCCAAAAACATAGCAGCCTCTCCGACGTTCCACCCCCCGTAGGAGCGAAGATACATTCGACAGGCATGCCGGGCCGCCACCGCCGCCGGGCTCACATCAGCCATCGCGCGGACGAAAACTCTCAAATTTGTCTCAAGTCGACTTTGGGGGCCTCTGGCAGCATCGATCTCGTTGCCTGGAACCGGCGCACGCAATCCAACCAAATGCTTCGAGGTCTGCACCGAGATCAAATCCAAATACTCTCCGGAATTGATCCGATGTCTGGAGCCAATAGAGAGGCTGCAGGTGGCCCCTGGGAGGGTTCTGTAATGCAATAAGCCAATAACCTCCATGACAGCCATCGTCGATACAAGGAAAAGATCTATGTTCCTCCTAGCAATGTCATACCGGTGCGCATGCACACAGCCTTCAATCCATAGAAACTCCTCGGCCCGGTCCTCGACTTGTAGTTCTGGATGCAATTTCACCAGAAGGAGGTCCGAATAACTTGATGATAGGCGAAATTCCAAATCGCCGGCTTGCGACGCGCAATCAATACTAGGCCGTGAAGAGAAACGCTGAGGCGAATAACAAAGCGGGGCTTGAAAGAAAAATTTGTTCAAGCTCCTCATCGCAACGATACCTTGGGCGATCTCATTAGCAGGTAGGGTCCCATCGTCGGGAACGATACCGTCTACTCCACCAATACGCTGTAACGCGTCCGCATCTGCACAAACAAATCGCCGGGCTTCTTGCTTGGATTCGAAGGCGCCGTCTTTTCGAAGCAAGTCCGCGAGGCGCTCGAAATATTCCCGAATCCGCCCCGCATCTT from Bradyrhizobium zhanjiangense includes these protein-coding regions:
- a CDS encoding helix-turn-helix transcriptional regulator — its product is MTAAKQTLTEPGVDAAHRSTPRRMLNEAQVLEIVPVSRTTLYRMEKAGRFPKCTYISPNRRVWYEDEIVAWQNAVDEFDPHRARGKGRRVRAVVAVGGKLDTR
- a CDS encoding SDR family oxidoreductase; protein product: MSSLKGKTLFISGASRGIGLAIALRAARDGANVAIAAKTAEPHPKLKGTIFTAADEVCAVGGKALPVICDIRDEAQVVAAVDKTVAEFGGIDICVNNASAISLTNSQATDMKRFDLMMGINTRGTFMVSKYCIPHLKKAENPHILMLSPPLDMKAKWFERSTAYTMAKFGMSMCVLGLSAELKSAGVAVNALWPRTAIATAAVANLLGGDAMMRSSRTPEIMGDAAYIILTKVSREFTGQFCIDDKLLYASGVRDFDRYRVDASVPLALDIFVPDDDVPPPGVMAVPLG
- a CDS encoding recombinase family protein gives rise to the protein MRPAISYIRVSKPKQGRSGLGLEAQQAAIKAFCAQHGYNIEAEYREVETGKGADALERRPELAAAMKFARKVGRGGKTGAAPIIIAKLDRLSRDVHFISGLMVQRIPFIVTELGPDVDPFMLHIHAAVAEKERERIAQRTREALAAAKARGQMLGNAAIGEARRAEADLHAEHFRPIIEPLRNLPAKRISVILNERGIATTRGGKWQATQVIRLLSRLHFSGGDLDGLRPDRLT
- a CDS encoding DUF7146 domain-containing protein, whose product is MISIEQIAAACGGAKRTASGFMCRCPAHEERVGSLSLGYGRDGIVLVYCFGGCDQKSIIDALKRLGLWPGTYLAGARESDVVKAAVSKDAGICGSASPAARVWNNSSCAKGSLVEIYLRRRGVTVSIPSSIRFHHGLRHPEGARWPAMVSLVTGALDNKPIAVHRTFVSRDGTSKAPVEPTKMMLGPCSGGIVRLGGQGGVLLVGEGIETCLSAMQATGHRTWAALSTSGLRRLALPDNERDIIVLADADQPGELAASEAARRWARERRRVRIARPPAGMDFNDMLIACRPKSALISFSPGRGPTSVPQSASGGSSYGGDLT
- a CDS encoding thermonuclease family protein, with translation MDLADWMVRQGLALDWPQYSKRAYAEARHEAERHERGVWQGSFVQPWRYRTCLRRRGKRPAACSDEAG
- a CDS encoding HEPN domain-containing protein — protein: MSSEQGFQFTVEEIERQICALYDLEDAADERLAEGCDPSVDQKDAGRIREYFERLADLLRKDGAFESKQEARRFVCADADALQRIGGVDGIVPDDGTLPANEIAQGIVAMRSLNKFFFQAPLCYSPQRFSSRPSIDCASQAGDLEFRLSSSYSDLLLVKLHPELQVEDRAEEFLWIEGCVHAHRYDIARRNIDLFLVSTMAVMEVIGLLHYRTLPGATCSLSIGSRHRINSGEYLDLISVQTSKHLVGLRAPVPGNEIDAARGPQSRLETNLRVFVRAMADVSPAAVAARHACRMYLRSYGGWNVGEAAMFLAITMEGLLLDKRQKDDLSARLQDSVAYWLAGSSVERENNRKRISELYKVRSNYVHNGEDAPPSFDIDTMRDLTRRVLRKELLTLAEHP
- a CDS encoding helix-turn-helix domain-containing protein — translated: MTGSESTKAQRVLDERWDGRSTFTVEEAGCEILGLSKCSAYAAANSGELPAIRVGRRWIVPRHSLERMLSG